The following are encoded together in the Xanthomonas vesicatoria ATCC 35937 genome:
- a CDS encoding DUF3301 domain-containing protein has product MPSLILFMIAGAALFAFWNSSRAAAERADILGRNACRAADVQWLDQSVHSTSLRICRMPNGWLGFERTFRFEYSYDGADRHSGKLVLRGDQLIAFTGPQVATVRALHPEHARLE; this is encoded by the coding sequence ATGCCTAGCCTCATCCTCTTCATGATTGCCGGTGCCGCACTGTTCGCGTTCTGGAACTCATCCCGGGCTGCCGCCGAACGCGCCGATATCCTCGGCCGCAATGCTTGCCGTGCTGCCGATGTGCAGTGGCTGGACCAGAGCGTGCACTCCACCAGTCTGCGCATCTGCAGGATGCCCAATGGATGGCTCGGCTTCGAGCGCACGTTCCGCTTCGAGTATTCCTACGATGGAGCAGATCGCCACAGCGGCAAGCTGGTGCTGCGCGGGGATCAATTGATTGCCTTCACCGGGCCGCAGGTCGCGACGGTGCGTGCGCTGCATCCGGAACACGCGCGGCTGGAATGA
- a CDS encoding ClpXP protease specificity-enhancing factor: protein MSEDFPRMTSHRPYLLRALVEWINDNGMTPHVLVDAGLPGVQVPASAVKDGRVVLNIAERAVVGLQVDNESVSFTARFGGVSYPVMVPMAAVLAVYARETGQGMALPDDIPGTSSEPPDPGAPPPSAPTPDEPPSSGKRPHLRVVK, encoded by the coding sequence ATGAGCGAAGATTTCCCCCGCATGACCAGCCATCGCCCGTACCTGCTGCGGGCCTTGGTCGAATGGATCAACGACAACGGCATGACGCCGCACGTTTTGGTGGATGCAGGACTGCCCGGCGTGCAAGTGCCGGCCAGTGCTGTCAAAGATGGCCGCGTTGTGTTGAACATCGCCGAGCGCGCCGTGGTTGGCTTGCAGGTCGACAATGAGAGCGTGAGTTTTACTGCGCGCTTTGGTGGCGTCAGCTATCCAGTGATGGTGCCCATGGCCGCCGTGCTGGCGGTCTATGCGCGCGAAACCGGGCAGGGCATGGCATTGCCGGACGACATTCCAGGCACCAGCAGCGAGCCACCTGATCCGGGTGCACCGCCGCCGAGTGCGCCGACGCCGGATGAGCCGCCCAGCAGTGGCAAGCGCCCGCACCTGCGCGTGGTCAAGTAA
- a CDS encoding glutathione S-transferase N-terminal domain-containing protein codes for MATSVRMRNTLTLFSSNDDVLCHRVRLVLAAKGVTYDLVPVDPQNPPEDLIDLNPYHSVPTLVERDLVLYAASVVSEYLDERYPHPPLMPVDPLSRARLRLAMLRIEHDWVPQVQAIQLGNKTQAEAGRKRLKELLTASVPLFKASKFFLNPEMSLADCAMAPIIWRLDALEIGLPKDGKAIEDYGNRIFRNPGFIRSLTDQEKKLRDLPG; via the coding sequence ATGGCGACGAGTGTGCGTATGCGGAATACCTTGACTTTGTTTTCGTCCAACGACGACGTGTTGTGCCACCGGGTCCGTCTGGTCCTGGCGGCGAAAGGGGTGACCTACGACCTGGTGCCGGTCGACCCTCAAAATCCTCCCGAAGATCTGATCGATCTCAATCCCTATCATTCGGTGCCGACGCTGGTCGAGCGCGATCTAGTGCTCTACGCTGCGTCGGTGGTCAGCGAATATCTGGACGAGCGCTATCCGCATCCGCCGTTGATGCCGGTAGATCCGCTGTCGCGCGCCCGGCTGCGCCTTGCGATGCTGCGTATTGAACACGACTGGGTGCCGCAGGTGCAGGCGATCCAGCTCGGCAACAAGACCCAGGCCGAAGCCGGGCGCAAGCGCCTGAAAGAACTGCTCACCGCCTCGGTGCCGCTGTTCAAGGCCAGCAAGTTCTTCCTCAATCCGGAAATGAGTCTGGCCGATTGCGCGATGGCGCCGATCATCTGGCGACTGGATGCATTGGAGATCGGCTTGCCCAAGGATGGCAAGGCGATCGAGGACTACGGCAACCGGATCTTCCGTAATCCCGGTTTCATTCGCAGCCTCACCGATCAGGAAAAGAAGCTGCGTGATTTGCCGGGCTGA
- a CDS encoding cytochrome c1 — protein MTKHIVMSWKSRVAAVLCSLTLAAGAMAAEGGKVQQAGNDLGDRASLQRGAQLFMNYCSGCHSLKYLRYSRMASDLGLSEAEVMANLNFTGAKVGEHIEGTMPHDAATKWFGKAPPDLTLIARVRGTDWVYTYLKSFYLDQTRPLGWNNQLFPNASMPNPLWELQGLQQAQFGPADKATGDKPVEALKLGQPGRQTPVEFDQTVRDIANFLEYAGEPAALKRQSMGVWVILFLAFLTFIAYLLKKEYWKDVH, from the coding sequence ATGACTAAGCACATCGTGATGTCATGGAAGTCGCGGGTAGCGGCAGTGCTCTGCAGCCTGACGCTGGCCGCTGGCGCAATGGCGGCCGAAGGCGGGAAGGTGCAGCAGGCCGGCAACGATCTGGGCGACCGCGCATCGCTGCAACGCGGTGCGCAGTTGTTCATGAATTACTGCTCCGGCTGCCACTCGTTGAAGTACCTCCGCTACTCGCGCATGGCCAGCGACCTGGGACTGAGCGAGGCAGAGGTCATGGCTAACCTCAACTTCACCGGGGCCAAGGTCGGCGAGCATATCGAAGGCACCATGCCGCACGATGCGGCGACAAAGTGGTTCGGCAAGGCGCCACCGGATCTCACTTTGATCGCACGCGTGCGCGGCACCGACTGGGTTTACACCTACCTCAAGTCGTTCTATCTGGATCAGACCCGTCCGTTGGGCTGGAACAACCAGTTGTTCCCGAATGCGTCCATGCCCAACCCGCTATGGGAACTGCAAGGCCTGCAACAGGCGCAATTCGGCCCGGCCGACAAGGCCACCGGCGACAAACCGGTCGAGGCGTTGAAGCTTGGTCAGCCGGGGCGTCAAACGCCGGTGGAATTCGACCAGACCGTGCGCGATATCGCCAACTTCCTCGAATACGCTGGCGAACCGGCGGCATTGAAGCGGCAGAGCATGGGCGTGTGGGTGATCCTATTCCTGGCGTTCCTTACCTTTATCGCGTACCTGCTGAAGAAGGAATACTGGAAGGATGTGCATTGA
- a CDS encoding cytochrome b — MSNILVRTANGVFEWVNERAPGLMPTYRKHISEYYAPKNFNLWYYFGSLAIVVLVNQIVTGIFLTMHYKTSAADAFASVEYIMRDVEWGWLIRYMHSTGASLFFIVVYLHMFRGLMYGSYQKPRELVWILGMLIYLVLMAEAFMGYVLPWGQMSFWGAKVIISLFGAIPVIGNGLTEWIMGDYLPGDATLNRFFALHVIALPLVLLLLIVLHIGALHEVGSNNPDGVDIKKGPKGNRWDAHKPTDGIPFHPYYTVKDLVGVGFLLLIAAFIIFFAPAFGGLFLEHDNFTEANRLVTPEHIKPVWYYTPYYAMLRVVPNKLGGVLVMFSAIAILFLVPWLDRAKVRSVRYRGWISKVALGVLVVCFVWLGVIGSGPGTDAHETYVGRVLTFLYFAFFITMPVWTRLDKTKPVPERVTTHD, encoded by the coding sequence ATGAGCAATATTCTGGTTCGTACCGCCAACGGCGTGTTCGAGTGGGTCAACGAACGCGCGCCCGGGCTGATGCCCACGTATAGAAAGCACATCAGCGAGTACTACGCCCCGAAGAACTTTAACCTCTGGTACTACTTTGGCTCGCTAGCCATCGTGGTGCTGGTGAATCAGATCGTCACCGGCATCTTCCTGACGATGCACTACAAGACCAGCGCCGCCGATGCGTTTGCTTCGGTGGAATACATCATGCGCGACGTGGAGTGGGGCTGGCTGATCCGCTACATGCACAGCACCGGCGCCTCGCTGTTCTTCATCGTGGTGTATCTGCACATGTTCCGCGGGTTGATGTACGGCAGTTATCAGAAGCCGCGCGAGCTGGTGTGGATTCTGGGCATGCTGATCTACCTGGTGCTGATGGCCGAAGCCTTCATGGGCTACGTGCTGCCATGGGGCCAGATGTCGTTCTGGGGGGCGAAGGTCATCATCTCGTTGTTCGGCGCCATCCCGGTGATCGGCAACGGGCTGACGGAGTGGATCATGGGCGACTACCTGCCCGGCGATGCCACGCTCAATCGTTTCTTCGCGTTGCACGTGATTGCGTTGCCGCTGGTGCTGTTGCTGTTGATCGTGCTGCACATCGGCGCACTGCACGAAGTGGGTTCCAACAACCCCGACGGCGTGGATATCAAGAAGGGTCCCAAGGGCAACCGCTGGGATGCGCACAAGCCCACCGACGGCATTCCGTTCCATCCGTATTACACGGTCAAGGATCTGGTCGGTGTCGGGTTCCTGCTGCTGATCGCGGCGTTCATCATCTTCTTCGCGCCCGCCTTTGGCGGCCTGTTTCTGGAGCACGACAACTTCACCGAGGCCAACCGGCTGGTGACGCCCGAGCACATCAAGCCGGTCTGGTACTACACGCCGTATTACGCGATGTTGCGCGTGGTGCCGAACAAGCTGGGCGGTGTGCTGGTGATGTTCTCGGCAATCGCCATCCTGTTCCTGGTGCCGTGGCTGGATCGCGCCAAGGTGCGCTCGGTGCGTTATCGCGGCTGGATCTCGAAGGTGGCGCTAGGGGTGCTGGTGGTGTGCTTCGTGTGGCTGGGCGTGATCGGCTCCGGTCCAGGCACCGATGCGCACGAAACCTATGTGGGACGCGTGCTGACCTTCCTGTACTTCGCCTTCTTCATCACCATGCCGGTGTGGACGCGGCTGGACAAGACCAAGCCGGTTCCGGAGCGGGTGACGACCCATGACTAA
- the petA gene encoding ubiquinol-cytochrome c reductase iron-sulfur subunit: MANDGVNAPADLGRRRFLTATTAVVGAVGAGFVAVPFVKSWNPSARAKLAGAPVTADISALQEGQRLVLEWRGQPIWIVKRSKAMLDALPSLDDRLKDPKSENKDQQPEYVLKNPEYRSIKSEISVLVGLCTHLGCSPEMVAEIRPEPYDPQWKGGYFCPCHKSRFDMSGRVFDGVPAPINLLVPPHHYVDDNTLVIGVDPDGAGTSAKSTGAA; encoded by the coding sequence ATGGCCAACGATGGGGTTAACGCACCTGCTGATCTCGGGCGTCGCCGGTTTTTGACCGCGACGACGGCCGTGGTCGGTGCGGTCGGAGCAGGATTTGTTGCAGTTCCGTTCGTGAAGTCGTGGAACCCCAGTGCACGCGCCAAATTGGCCGGCGCACCGGTGACCGCCGACATCAGCGCCTTGCAGGAGGGGCAACGGCTGGTGCTGGAATGGCGCGGTCAGCCAATCTGGATCGTCAAGCGCTCCAAGGCGATGCTCGACGCACTGCCCTCGTTGGATGACCGTCTCAAGGACCCCAAGTCCGAGAACAAGGACCAACAGCCCGAGTACGTGCTGAAGAATCCCGAGTACCGCTCGATCAAGTCCGAGATCTCGGTGCTGGTGGGGCTGTGCACGCATCTGGGGTGCTCGCCGGAAATGGTGGCCGAGATCCGGCCCGAGCCCTACGACCCGCAGTGGAAGGGCGGCTACTTCTGCCCCTGCCACAAATCGCGCTTCGACATGTCCGGCCGCGTTTTCGATGGCGTGCCCGCACCGATCAACCTGCTGGTGCCCCCGCATCACTATGTGGACGACAACACCCTGGTGATCGGCGTCGATCCGGATGGTGCCGGTACGTCGGCCAAAAGCACGGGGGCTGCCTGA
- a CDS encoding lytic transglycosylase domain-containing protein has protein sequence MKGMSRLLGLLLVTLSAAPASAGTLYKCVSGDGIISYLSKRQSGATCSVISSYTPDRSARRLPSPVRPAQAMPADAARSIATIDSGAPATIISPPLRRTAEAAVAAPRALPITDNATSIMPAAAPATAVNPRRVVSGQVYSYMKDGVRHYTSARPRQVASIEGLRTIHYSFIETCYACGAKPGVNFGAIRLNTAAYQQEIASAAREFGVEEAIVRAIIHAESAYNPLALSRAGAQGLMQLMPGTARRFGVSDAYDASQNIRGGVQYLSWLLKRFNGDLTLAAAGYNAGEGAVDRYGGVPPYSETQRYVQRVGLLAGRYRGQSATAH, from the coding sequence ATGAAGGGGATGTCAAGATTGCTGGGGCTGTTGCTTGTTACGTTGTCGGCTGCGCCGGCCAGCGCCGGCACGCTATACAAGTGCGTCAGCGGCGACGGCATCATCAGCTATCTGAGCAAGCGTCAGAGCGGGGCCACCTGCAGCGTCATCAGCAGCTACACTCCAGACCGCTCGGCCCGTCGTCTACCATCGCCCGTGCGTCCGGCGCAGGCAATGCCCGCGGACGCGGCCCGTTCCATTGCCACTATCGACAGTGGTGCACCCGCCACCATCATCAGCCCGCCGCTACGCCGCACTGCCGAGGCCGCTGTGGCCGCGCCGCGCGCGCTGCCGATCACGGATAACGCGACCTCGATCATGCCCGCCGCCGCGCCTGCCACTGCGGTGAACCCGCGTCGTGTGGTCAGCGGGCAGGTCTACTCTTACATGAAGGACGGCGTTCGCCATTACACCAGCGCACGTCCACGTCAGGTGGCCAGCATCGAAGGGCTACGCACCATCCACTACAGTTTTATCGAAACCTGTTATGCCTGCGGCGCCAAGCCGGGCGTCAACTTCGGTGCAATCCGGCTCAACACCGCGGCCTATCAGCAGGAGATCGCGTCGGCGGCACGCGAGTTCGGGGTCGAAGAAGCGATCGTGCGCGCCATCATCCATGCCGAATCGGCTTATAACCCGCTGGCACTGAGCCGCGCCGGTGCGCAGGGATTGATGCAGCTGATGCCGGGCACCGCGCGCCGCTTCGGCGTCAGCGATGCCTATGACGCATCGCAAAATATCCGTGGCGGCGTGCAATATCTTTCGTGGTTGCTGAAGCGCTTCAATGGCGACCTCACCCTGGCGGCTGCTGGTTACAACGCCGGCGAGGGTGCCGTGGATCGCTATGGTGGCGTGCCGCCTTACAGTGAGACCCAGCGCTATGTGCAACGCGTTGGCCTGTTGGCAGGCCGCTATCGCGGTCAGAGCGCCACCGCACACTAA
- a CDS encoding helix-turn-helix transcriptional regulator, protein MASTAARLLRLLSLLQGGRNWSGAALAGRLEVHPRSLRRDIERLRELGYQVHAVPGSGGGYRLGQGAAALPLLFEEEEALTVAIALRAAAPAIAGMDAAAARVLAKLDPLLPRRSGQRASAAHAAMASMPIGEPGTRVDAALLAQLAGACRDRVTLRLNYRRHSGEAISRCVEPALLVNYGRRWYLLAWDCERQDWRTLRADRVDLAVPTGAMFAARTLPEEPLQLLRKAIGEAPFACRARVRLPGTLEALAAQVPPWLGALQADGAGHCWLGLGAASMPALAANLLLLDLPFEAIEPDAMRQPLLDALDALRTRLHRLSA, encoded by the coding sequence ATGGCCTCGACCGCTGCCCGTCTGTTGCGACTGCTTTCCTTGCTGCAAGGTGGCCGCAACTGGTCAGGCGCTGCGCTAGCCGGGCGCCTGGAGGTGCACCCGCGTAGCTTGCGGCGCGATATCGAGCGCCTGCGCGAGCTTGGCTATCAGGTGCATGCGGTGCCCGGGTCCGGCGGCGGTTACCGGCTGGGGCAGGGGGCGGCCGCCTTGCCGCTATTGTTCGAGGAGGAGGAAGCGCTGACCGTGGCAATCGCCTTGCGTGCGGCCGCCCCAGCCATTGCCGGCATGGACGCGGCTGCTGCCCGTGTGCTGGCAAAGCTGGACCCGCTGCTGCCACGGCGGAGCGGTCAACGCGCCAGCGCCGCGCATGCCGCCATGGCGAGCATGCCGATCGGCGAGCCGGGAACCCGGGTGGATGCGGCGTTGCTGGCTCAGCTTGCCGGCGCCTGCCGCGACCGCGTCACGCTGCGGCTGAACTACCGGCGTCACTCGGGCGAGGCCATTAGCCGCTGCGTCGAGCCGGCGCTGTTGGTCAACTACGGCCGGCGCTGGTATCTGCTGGCCTGGGACTGTGAACGTCAGGACTGGCGCACGCTGCGCGCAGACCGTGTCGATCTGGCAGTGCCCACCGGCGCAATGTTCGCTGCCAGGACACTGCCGGAAGAGCCGCTGCAGTTGCTGCGCAAAGCGATCGGCGAAGCGCCTTTTGCGTGTCGGGCACGGGTGCGGCTGCCTGGAACGCTGGAGGCGCTGGCGGCGCAGGTTCCACCCTGGCTGGGCGCGCTGCAGGCAGACGGGGCAGGCCATTGCTGGCTCGGGCTGGGCGCGGCGAGCATGCCGGCGCTTGCCGCCAATCTGTTGCTGCTCGATCTGCCTTTCGAGGCGATCGAGCCGGATGCCATGCGGCAACCGCTGCTAGATGCGCTCGATGCCTTGCGAACGCGACTGCACCGGCTGTCGGCCTGA
- a CDS encoding glutathione S-transferase family protein, translated as MSDDRHITLFHNPRSRSRGVLVLLEELRASYSLQCIDLEKEQQLAPQFLAINPMGKIPTIVHGDSVVTEQGAIYQYLAELYPEVGLSPAPGDADRGAYLRWLAFYGSAFEPAVLDKALKRDAPPRGFSPYGNVETVLQVVDTQLAKADYLLGSRCSAADVLWGSALGWLTGFGLLDPPAPTRAYIARMAKRPAVARATAVDAQAPS; from the coding sequence ATGTCTGACGACCGCCATATCACCCTGTTTCACAATCCCCGTTCACGCTCGCGTGGCGTCCTGGTACTGCTGGAGGAACTGCGTGCCAGCTACAGCCTGCAGTGCATCGATCTAGAAAAAGAGCAACAGCTTGCGCCGCAGTTCCTGGCGATCAATCCAATGGGAAAAATCCCGACGATCGTGCACGGCGACAGCGTGGTCACCGAACAAGGTGCCATCTATCAGTACCTGGCCGAGCTGTACCCAGAAGTCGGCCTGTCGCCGGCCCCGGGCGACGCCGACCGCGGCGCCTATCTGCGTTGGCTGGCGTTTTACGGGTCGGCGTTCGAACCGGCGGTGCTCGACAAGGCGTTGAAGCGCGATGCACCGCCGCGCGGGTTCTCGCCCTACGGGAACGTCGAGACCGTGCTGCAGGTGGTAGATACCCAACTGGCAAAGGCAGACTACCTCCTGGGATCACGCTGCAGCGCGGCTGATGTCCTGTGGGGTAGCGCGTTGGGCTGGCTGACCGGCTTCGGACTGCTCGACCCGCCGGCCCCGACTCGCGCCTACATCGCACGAATGGCCAAGCGCCCTGCGGTCGCGCGCGCAACCGCCGTCGACGCGCAAGCACCAAGCTAA